In the Campylobacter lari genome, TGATTAATGAGCTCATCATTAAAAGTCCTTGTATCATATCAGTCCAGCATACGGCTTTATAACCACCTAAAAAAGTATATAAAACAATAACTAAAAATCCAATGCTTAAAGCAAAAATATAAGGTAAATTAAATACGCTTTCAAAAAGCTTAGCGCCACTTACCAATCCAGCGCTAATGTAAATAGTAAAAAATACTAAAATAACTATTGCGCAAATGCTTCTTAAAATATGCTTATCATCATGAAAACGGCTTTCAAAAAAATCAGGAATTGTAATACATTCTTTAGCTATTTGAGAAAAAATCTTCAATCTTTTAGCAACAAAGGTCCAGTTTAAAAACATACCAAAACTTAAGCCTATGGCTATATAAATTTGCCCCAAGCCAGCTGCATATAAAGCACCAGGAAAAGCCATTAAAAGCCAACTACTCATATCAGAAGCACCTGCACTTAAGGCAGATATTACAGGTCCCATGGAAGCATTACCAACAAAATAATCTTTACTGTTTTGATTTTTTTTGTAAAAATAAAAACCTATAAAAAGCATTAAAAATGCATAGGTAATAAAAGTAATAATAATAGGATAAGAAAGTTCTACACTTTGTAAATTCATAAGTGTCCTTAAAAATTTAAAAAACTATCATTTTACTTGTTTTATTTTAAAAAAACATTATAAAAATTATTTTTTATTTTTTATTTCAATGCTTTATAAAGTTTTTTTGTTACAATTTTCTAAAAAATTTAAGGAAAAATGATGAAAAATCTTTTGATTATAGGTGCAGGCGGTGTAAGTCGTGTTGCGACTGTAAAATGTGCAATGAATAGTGATGTTTTTAGCAAAATAACTCTAGCAAGTAGAACTAAAAGTAAATGTGATGAAATAGCAGCTTTTATAAAAGAGCGTTTGGGTATAGAAATTCAAACTGAGCAAATAGATGCAGACGACACTGCTGCTGTTGTAGAACTTATCAAAAAAACAGGAGCTGAAATTTTATTAAATGTAGCTTTACCTTATCAAGATCTTACCTTAATGGATGCGTGTATTCAAGCTAATATTCACTATATAGATACTGCAAATTATGAACATCCTGATTTAGCTAAATTTGAATATAAAGAACAATGGGCAAGAAATGATAAATTTAAACAAGCAGGAATTTTAGGACTTTTAGGTAGCGGTTTTGATCCAGGTGTTACTAATGTATTTTGTGCTTATGCACAGCAAAATTTGTTTGATGAAATTCATTATATAGATATATTAGATTGTAATGCAGGAGATCATGGCTATGCCTTTGCAACTAATTTTAATCCTGAAATTAACTTAAGAGAAGTTTCTGCTAAAGGTCGTTACTGGGAAAATGGTAGATGGATAGAAACTGAACCTATGGAAATAAAAATGGAATGGGATTATCCTGAAGTAGGGGTAAAAGATAGCTATTTACTTTATCATGAGGAGCTTGAAAGCTTAGTAAAAAATATCAAAGGTTTAAAAAGAATAAGATTTTTTATGACTTTTGGGCAAAGCTATTTAACTCATATGAAATGTCTTGAAAATGTTGGCATGCTAGGTATTAAGCCTGTTATGCATCAAGGCAAAGAAATAATACCAATAGAATTTTTAAAAACACTACTTCCTGATCCTGCTAGTTTAGGCCCTCGCACCAAAGGCTATACTAATATAGGTTGTGTGATTCGCGGTGTAAAAGATGGAAAAGATAGACAAGTTTATATTTATAATGTTTGTAATCACGAAGAATGCTTTAAAGAAACCGGAGCACAAGCTGTGAGTTATACTACTGGAGTTCCTGCAATGATAGGAACAAAGTTAATTGCTAAAGGAATTTGGCAAGGAAAAGGTGTGTTTAACATGGAAGAATTTGATGCCAAGCCTTTCATGGATGAGTTAAATACTCAAGGACTTCCTTGGAAAATTATAGAAATGGAGCCAAATTTAGGAAAATAATCTCAAGTCTTTTTTGACTTGAGAAAGTTTTAACAATGACACAATTATTATTAAGTATAGATTGGACACCTTTTTTAGTTTCCATAAAACTTTCTATTATTACTTGTATAATTTTGTTTTGTTTTTGCATACCCCTTGCTTGGGTTTTTACTTTTAAGCAATTTAGAGCAAAAAAAATTCTAGAAACCATAATAACCTTACCTTTAGTTTTACCACCATCTGTTGTTGGTTTTTACTTATTGATTTTATTTTCAAAATACTCTTTTTTTGGTAGTTTTTTAGAAAAATATTTTAATATCACTTTAGCTTTTACCTTTGAAGGTTTGGTAATAGCAAGTTGTATTTATTCTTTACCTTTTATGTTTAATCCTTTATATAATGCAATGTCTACGATTTCTAAAAATATTATAGAAGCTAGTTTTTCTTTGGGAAAAAATTCTTTCATTACGCTTTTAAAAGTAATCTTACCTAGTATTAAACCAGCTATACTCAGTGCTTTAGTAATAAGTTTTGCACATACTATGGGCGAGTTTGGTATAGTATTAATGATAGGTGGTTCTTTAAGTGGAGAAACAAAAGTAGCTAGTATTGCTATATATGAAAGTATGGAAAATTTAGATTTTACCACAGCTCATATTTATAGTCTCATACTTTTAATTTTTAGTTTTATTGTTTTACTAAGTGTGAATCTTCTTAATAAACAAAAAAGATAATATACCTATATTGTCTTGCAACATAATCAATATTATTGTTTTCATATATTTTGATCATAAATTTATCTAATCATATTTTATCTTTAACTATTTATTTTTTCTTTCATTTTCTTAATTTATATTTATATTTAAAATATTATTTTCTTTATATTTGACACAAAATTCCCACATTTTTTATAATAACTTATTTTCCATTATTTTTACTAAAAACTCTACTACATGTTATAAGCAAATACCCCCCCCCTTTTTTTTTTTATCCTAAAACAAATTCCTTTAAATATATAATCTATTTAATAAAACTTTAAGCTTTTATTGCTATAATTTCATTTCCTTTTTAAACGAAAGGGTTTTAAAAAGCTAAGACTTTTTGTCTTAATTTTTTAGTATTTGTTCTTTAAATTATTAATATTGTTAATCAAATCTTATAGTCAATCTTTGAAATCTAAATAAGTGATCGATTGAGCCAGAAAGATTTATTTTTAAATCTTAACAATCAACTTTTTCTTTGAAGAAAAAGATTAAACTTATCCAATTATTTTTTATGGAGAGTTTGATCCTGGCTCAGAGTGAACGCTGGCGGCGTGCCTAATACATGCAAGTCGAACGATGAAGCTTTTAGCTTGCTAGAAGTGGATTAGTGGCGCACGGGTGAGTAAGGTATAGTTAATCTGCCCTACACAAGAGGACAACAGTTGGAAACGACTGCTAATACTCTATACTCCTGCTTAACACAAGTTGAGTAGGGAAAGTTTTTTCGGTGTAGGATGAGACTATATAGTATCAGCTAGTTGGTGAGGTAATGGCCCACCAAGGCTATGACGCTTAACTGGTCTGAGAGGATGATCAGTCACACTGGAACTGAGACACGGTCCAGACTCCTACGGGAGGCAGCAGTAGGGAATATTGCGCAATGGGGGAAACCCTGACGCAGCAACGCCGCGTGGAGGATGACACTTTTCGGAGCGTAAACTCCTTTTCTTAGGGAAGAATTCTGACGGTACCTAAGGAATAAGCACCGGCTAACTCCGTGCCAGCAGCCGCGGTAATACGGAGGGTGCAAGCGTTACTCGGAATCACTGGGCGTAAAGGGCGCGTAGGCGGATTATCAAGTCTCTTGTGAAATCCAACGGCTTAACCGTTGAACTGCTTGGGAAACTGGTAGTCTAGAGTGAGGGAGAGGCAGATGGAATTGGTGGTGTAGGGGTAAAATCCGTAGATATCACCAAGAATACCCATTGCGAAGGCGATCTGCTGGAACTTAACTGACGCTAAGGCGCGAAAGCGTGGGGAGCAAACAGGATTAGATACCCTGGTAGTCCACGCCCTAAACGATGTACACTAGTTGTTGGGGTGCTAGTCATCTCAGTAATGCAGCTAACGCATTAAGTGTACCGCCTGGGGAGTACGGTCGCAAGATTAAAACTCAAAGGAATAGACGGGGACCCGCACAAGCGGTGGAGCATGTGGTTTAATTCGAAGATACGCGAAGAACCTTACCTGGGCTTGATATCCTAAGAACCTTTTAGAGATAAGAGGGTGCTAGCTTGCTAGAACTTAGAGACAGGTGCTGCACGGCTGTCGTCAGCTCGTGTCGTGAGATGTTGGGTTAAGTCCCGCAACGAGCGCAACCCACGTATTTAGTTGCTAACGGTTCGGCCGAGCACTCTAAATAGACTGCCTTCGTAAGGAGGAGGAAGGTGTGGACGACGTCAAGTCATCATGGCCCTTATGCCCAGGGCGACACACGTGCTACAATGGCATATACAATGAGACGCAATACCGCGAGGTGGAGCAAATCTATAAAATATGTCCCAGTTCGGATTGTTCTCTGCAACTCGAGAGCATGAAGCCGGAATCGCTAGTAATCGTAGATCAGCCATGCTACGGTGAATACGTTCCCGGGTCTTGTACTCACCGCCCGTCACACCATGGGAGTTGATTTCACTCGAAGCCGGAATACTAAACTAGTTACCGTCCACAGTGGAATCAGCGACTGGGGTGAAGTCGTAACAAGGTAACCGTAGGAGAACCTGCGGTTGGATCACCTCCTTTCTAGAGTACAAACTGATAAGTCTCACAACTATCAGTTCATATATAGACTCAATCATCCTTGTTTAGATTTCAAAGATTGATGAAAAGCTAATTTTGGGGAATTAGCTCAGCTGGGAGAGCGCCTGCTTTGCACGCAGGAGGTCAGCGGTTCGATCCCGCTATTCTCCACCATTTATAAGGGCCTATAGCTCAGCTGGTTAGAGTGCACCCCTGATAAGGGTGAGGTCACAAGTTCAAGTCTTGTTAGGCCCACCATAAAAAAGATTTGTTTATCAATCATATAATAAAGTTTTAAAACTTAAAGCAAGTATATAACTAATAATAAAGTAATAAGTAAAGTAAAATAATTTATTACTTATGTTTTTAAATTATTTAAACTCTTTATATATACTTCCTTTAGGTTTTAAGACCTAAGCTAAATAAATAATAGAATATTTTATATATTAGATTAGTTATTTAATGTTATTTGAATTATCATTGTTAAGAGTCACAAGCAAGTTTTAATAAAAACAATTTTACAGGACTTGTTAAAGGATAAAACCTAGCTATCTTTTCTTTAGCTTTTAGTTAAAGACAAGTTTTAAACTCACAACCTAGTGAGACTAATTTATTTAGTTTTATTAAGTGTTTAAATGCTTTCCGTCTTAAGATAGTAAAGTCTTATCATAAAAACTTTAACAAGGAAGTGATGCGTTTTAGAATGAATTAAAAGGTAAGCTATTAAGAGCGAATGGTGGATGCCTTGGCTGGTAAAGGCGATGAAGGACGTACTAGACTGCGATAAGCTACGGGGAGCTGTCAAGAAGCTTTGATCCGTAGATTTCCGAATGGGGCAACCCAGTATATAGAGATATATACTACCATAATGGAGCGAACGTAGGGAATTGAAACATCTTAGTACCTACAGGAAAAGAAATCAATAGAGATTGCGTCAGTAGCGGCGAGCGAAAGCGCAAGAGGGCAAACCCAGTGCTTGCACTGGGGGTTGTAGGACTGCAATGTGCAATAGGTGAGGTTAGTAGAACACTCTGGAAAGTGTAGCCATAGAGGGTGATAGTCCCGTATACGAAAACCAAACCTTAGCTAGCAGTATCCTGAGTAGGGCGGGACACGAGGAATCCTGTCTGAAGCTGGGTCGACCACGATCCAACCCTAAATACTAATACCAGACCGATAGTGCACAAG is a window encoding:
- the modB gene encoding molybdate ABC transporter permease subunit, producing MTQLLLSIDWTPFLVSIKLSIITCIILFCFCIPLAWVFTFKQFRAKKILETIITLPLVLPPSVVGFYLLILFSKYSFFGSFLEKYFNITLAFTFEGLVIASCIYSLPFMFNPLYNAMSTISKNIIEASFSLGKNSFITLLKVILPSIKPAILSALVISFAHTMGEFGIVLMIGGSLSGETKVASIAIYESMENLDFTTAHIYSLILLIFSFIVLLSVNLLNKQKR
- a CDS encoding saccharopine dehydrogenase family protein, with protein sequence MKNLLIIGAGGVSRVATVKCAMNSDVFSKITLASRTKSKCDEIAAFIKERLGIEIQTEQIDADDTAAVVELIKKTGAEILLNVALPYQDLTLMDACIQANIHYIDTANYEHPDLAKFEYKEQWARNDKFKQAGILGLLGSGFDPGVTNVFCAYAQQNLFDEIHYIDILDCNAGDHGYAFATNFNPEINLREVSAKGRYWENGRWIETEPMEIKMEWDYPEVGVKDSYLLYHEELESLVKNIKGLKRIRFFMTFGQSYLTHMKCLENVGMLGIKPVMHQGKEIIPIEFLKTLLPDPASLGPRTKGYTNIGCVIRGVKDGKDRQVYIYNVCNHEECFKETGAQAVSYTTGVPAMIGTKLIAKGIWQGKGVFNMEEFDAKPFMDELNTQGLPWKIIEMEPNLGK